From Punica granatum isolate Tunisia-2019 chromosome 1, ASM765513v2, whole genome shotgun sequence:
TTGAAGTGGGTGGTGGCAACTTCTCTATTATCTCCACTTTTGCTCGATCAACTTCAATCCCTTTCTTTGACACCTTGTGACCTAAGACTATACCCTCTCTTACCATAAAATGACATTTCTCCCAGTTCAGAAGCAGATTAGTCTCCTTACATCTTTTAAGCACACAGCCTAAATTTGTCAGACAagattcaaatgacttcccaaaaacagagaaatcatccataaatatttcaataaaattctctaaCATGTCAGAAAATATAGACATCATGCACCTCTGGAAAGTGGCAGGTGCATTacagagaccgaaaggcattctCCTAAAGGCAAAAGTGCCATAAGGACAAGTAAATGTGGTTTTCTCCTGGTCCTCGGGTGCTatatgaatctgattgtaaccAGAATAACCAtctagaaaacaataataatcatgccCTGCAAGTTTTTCTAGCATCTGATCAATGAAGGGGAGGGGGAAATGGTCTTTACGGGTAGCATCATTTAGTTTCCTGTAATCTATACAAACTCTCCACCCAGTCACAGTACGAGTCGGGATTAATTTATTGACCTCATTTTTAACCACAGTCATACCACCCTTTTTGGGCACTACTTGAACAGGACTAACCCATTTACTATCTGAGATAGGATAGATAATACCTGCATCCAACAGTTTAAGCACTTCTTTCTTCACTACCTCTTTGAGAGTTGGGTTAAGTCGCCTCTGTGGTTGCACTATGGGTTTGCACTCAGCTTCCAACATTATCCTGTGAGTGCAAATCAAAGGGCTGATCCCTTTGATATCTGCAATAGTCCATCCTATTGCCTCCTTGTGCTCTCTCAGCACGCTTAGGAGCTGTTGCTCCTGATCACCtgtcaaggaagaagagataattattGGCAAAGTATCATCTATTCCAAGATAGGCATATTTTAAATGGCTAGGCAATGGTTTAAGTTCTAGCACCGGGGACTGTGTCAAAGATGATACTGGTTTTGTCGCACTAGTGCCCAGCTCCTCATAGTAGCGAGCCTTGATTTCTGATACCTTCTCCACagattcttcctcatgctcatcatcatcactccaATCGTCCAGATCCCTAAGGACTGATTCCATTGTATCCACACCTGCTTTCTCCTCCACAGACTCAGAGATAAGCtcatcaataatatcaatggtgtaacatgatttgccatcatcaaatttctttatggcgtcataaacattaaaagttatttgttcATTCATAACTCTTAAAGTGAGCTTACCTTGTTCCACATCTATTAATGCTTTACCTGTCGCAAGGAACGGTCTGCCAAGGATCATGGGCACCTCTCTgtcctcctccatctccaagACTATGAAGTCGACtggaaatatgaatttgtctACCTTCACCAGGACATTCTCAACAATACCCTTTGGATATTTGATACTCCTGTCAGCAAGTTGCAAGGTAATATGAGTTTTCttgcattctccaagtccaagtttcctgaaaatagacagaggcattaaatttatacttgcaCCTGAATCGATAAGAACGttcttaaaatgaaaattccctATAGTACAAGGAACAGTGAAACTCCCCTGATCTCTTTGTTTGCGTGGTAAGTTAGGCAAGTCCTTTTGGAGAATCATAGAACACTCTCCTGTAAGCATCACAGGCTCACTCCCATCAAACTTCCTCTTTTTAGTGAGCAGATCCTTCATGAATCTAGCATATGAAGGCATCTGCTGGAGTGCTTCTGCAAATGGAATGTTAATTTGCAGCTTTTTAAAAACATCTAGGAATTTAGCAAATTGGGCGTCCAACTGTTGTTGCTTCAATCTTCCTGGAAAAGGGACAGGAGGAACATACGGTTTCACCCCTAGTGACTTCTGCCTTGGTTCCTCCACCTTTTGCTTACCTTTGTCTTTCTCCGGACTCTCCTCCTGAGTTTGAGCTTTTCTATTGACTATTTCCAATTCCTTGCCACTCCTCAGCATTATAGCATTGACACCCTTGGGGTTCTCTTCAGTGTTGCTGGGTAAAGACCCTGATGGTCTATTACTCAATTGCTGAGAAATCTGACTAATCTGACCCTCTAGGTTTCGAATAGTGGCTTGTTGATTCTGTAGCATGGTGTCAGTCTTTTGCATATAGCTCAACATGAGCTCTTCCATTCTCGACTGACTTTGCTGAGGTGGAGCATTCTGAGCAGGGCCTTGCTTTTGGAATCCAGGTGGCGGTTTAAGTGCATTATTCTCAttcctccatgagaaattAGGATGATTACGCCACCCGGGATTGTAAGTGTTCGAATAAGGCCCTTGATTACTCCGTTGGAAGTTGTTGACAAAGTTCACTTGCTCTCCATTGGGTGAAGCCGAGGGATTTccagacatgcattcaagaGTCGAATGTGGTCCTGAACACAACTCACAAAAAGCAACCTGATTAGTATTAAAAGAATGTGCTGAGGTGAGTTTACTTACCTGGGTAGTGAGAGCTGAAATCTGGGTTGTCAAATTAGCAATAGTGTCCATGTCATTGACTGATGCCACTCttgatttacttctttcattCTGCCAATTATGTGCACTGGAGGCCATCTCTTCTATCAAAGCACTTGCTTCATCATAATTCTTACCCATCAGTGCGCCTCCTGCTGCAGCATCTACTAGAGACCTCAATGTATCATCCAGGCTAAGATAGAAGACCTCAATTAGGAGATTATCTGGCAATCCGTGATGTGGGCACTTTCTGATTGCCtccttgaatctctcccatgcCTCATAAAGTGATTCACCATTGAACTTGGTGAAGTTAGTGATTTCGTTCCTCAATCTTGCAGTCCTAGCTGGTGGGAAAAATCTCCTGAGAAACTTAGATGAAAGGTCGGCCCAGGTGGTGATGGACTCTTGTGGCAGTGAATTGAACCAGGCTCTCGCTTTATCCCTAagcgagaaaggaaaaagctgTAATCTAATAACATCATCAGTGACATTATTCATCTTTACCGTGTTACAGTATTGGAGGAATCCTGCAATATGCTCATCAGGACTCTCGTTGGGATATCCTCCAAACTGATTTGATTGAACCATCTGGATGAGTGCTGGCTTCAGTTCAAAGTTATTAGCTGGAATAGTGGGCCTTCTGATCGCAGAACCCATAATAGTAGGTACTGCATAGTCTCGAAGTGCTCTGGCAGCACCCTGTATTTGGCGGTTGATGTCATCATCTGCCATCTCAACTACCTGcaattcttcccttcttctgttCTCTCTTCTCAACCGATGCAAGGTGCGCTCTATCTCAGGATCTAATGGTAGAAGTTCAGCACTTCTACTCCTGCGCATAGAATACCTGCaaagagaacaagaaataAACACACAGTAAAGTGCGCCTAAATTAACAATAGAACTAAAGGTGGTCTAATATTAAGTTAATCCCCGGCAACGGCGCCAAAAACTTGATccctttgcaaatatatataaaaataagctcaaattctaccagcaagtgtactgggtcagatcaagtaatatagtgatgaatagagtgtcgatcccacaaggattaattaagtactaaacctatattagattctattattatctaagcaatcaaattaagagaattaactaattaactactaatcaacctaaatcgtcacaaagagcaaaaagagaattgtacgaaaatatatcaattgaaagtgggaaaaacagaatccaccctagtttcactaatcagattgccatcatgttatatagactgatagctatgtgattattcaagtgagtttatcaagcctttaaaattaaagtcttaaacctctaattaatcaatcagctcccgcatctctaattaatagtggactctaaattataatcatacaccttccagtgctatgattgtctaatgccctaaattaattatccctaatgtcttagcgaataactaactagaaacattgcattaatccctggataatctctaattaaactaattaacgcagctatcgcatttaactaattagtctaatcaagaattcctaaca
This genomic window contains:
- the LOC116202973 gene encoding uncharacterized protein LOC116202973, with translation MGYSMRRSRSAELLPLDPEIERTLHRLRRENRRREELQVVEMADDDINRQIQGAARALRDYAVPTIMGSAIRRPTIPANNFELKPALIQMVQSNQFGGYPNESPDEHIAGFLQYCNTVKMNNVTDDVIRLQLFPFSLRDKARAWFNSLPQESITTWADLSSKFLRRFFPPARTARLRNEITNFTKFNGESLYEAWERFKEAIRKCPHHGLPDNLLIEVFYLSLDDTLRSLVDAAAGGALMGKNYDEASALIEEMASSAHNWQNERSKSRVASVNDMDTIANLTTQISALTTQVAFCELCSGPHSTLECMSGNPSASPNGEQVNFVNNFQRSNQGPYSNTYNPGWRNHPNFSWRNENNALKPPPGFQKQGPAQNAPPQQSQSRMEELMLSYMQKTDTMLQNQQATIRNLEGQISQISQQLSNRPSGSLPSNTEENPKGVNAIMLRSGKELEIVNRKAQTQEESPEKDKGKQKVEEPRQKSLGVKPYVPPVPFPGRLKQQQLDAQFAKFLDVFKKLQINIPFAEALQQMPSYARFMKDLLTKKRKFDGSEPVMLTGEKLGLGECKKTHITLQLADRSIKYPKGIVENVLVKVKH